A single region of the Candidatus Liberimonas magnetica genome encodes:
- a CDS encoding four helix bundle protein, which yields MSLEFSFEKLEVYKKSINFVDRIYIVTKCFPKEETFGLTNQIRRASVSIALNIAEGTSRNGKDFTRFLDIAKGSVFECVAIIQISKNQGYIQEKDFLLLKQELDAISRMLSGLKNSVN from the coding sequence ATGAGTCTTGAATTTAGTTTTGAAAAACTTGAAGTATATAAAAAATCTATAAATTTTGTTGATAGAATTTATATAGTAACAAAGTGTTTTCCTAAAGAAGAAACATTCGGACTCACGAATCAAATTAGGCGAGCTTCTGTCTCTATAGCATTAAATATAGCTGAAGGTACTTCCAGGAACGGGAAAGATTTTACTAGATTTCTTGATATAGCTAAGGGCTCTGTGTTTGAATGTGTAGCAATAATACAGATATCAAAAAATCAAGGGTACATCCAGGAAAAAGATTTTTTGTTGTTAAAACAAGAGCTAGATGCGATATCGAGAATGCTTAGCGGCTTAAAAAACTCGGTTAATTAA
- a CDS encoding carboxypeptidase regulatory-like domain-containing protein yields MTKLDGVTTVGGAVIELVQSGVVKYSAVCDGNGNYMMTVAPGTYDVRASSAIYYTQTKIGTGISSGDNVVVNFALAPKVYSGVISGKITSADGVSAIPGGLIEVMKGGVVKKFMMVDLSGNYSIVVDTGTYDVRACYTGYQEQIKSGYVVTSTVTVNFALSVVVPDQSSTKPIIRTVAGTLYTGSWANGIYGLAAQLGSVNGIASDGKGNVYIVEGDNYRVRKVNAAGIITAFAGTGAEGYSGDGGPATSAMIYRPCGIAVDVTGNVYIADSYNNRVRKVDSSGIITTFAGNGSMGYSGDGGSATSAALARPFGIAVDGSGNVYISDSYNNRIRKVNSAGIISTVAGTGEGGYSGDGGPATSAKLNQPYGIAVDGTGNVYIADNRRIRKVDSTGIISTFAGAGGSGYTGDGGMATSVNLDRVQWVAVDGSGNVYVSKLGYDRVGKINSSGVMTYFAGGGYSSADGIDPALSELMSPYGTVAVDYSGNVYISEYSRNPRVRKVDLEDPSVQYGIICGRLTKPDGTAASGVVVELVGSNDVKYRETTDENGNYLLKVAPGTYNLVAVSECYYEQIQTGNVVANGDNVIANMTVSQKPQIGMISGKVTKADGTTELSGVIIKILQSGVIKSSTTTNSTGNYSITIGTGTYDVKVFSTGYYSDTKTGYSVTNGSTVTVNFALIQIPQKGIIFGKVTKSDCTTVLSGAIIQALQSGFLKSSATTDGNGNYSITVSTGSYDISAALSGYESQTKNTYSVTKGSTVTVNFSLIQIPQKGIISGKVTKLEGIPISGALVNVLQSNIIKSNAITNASGDYSVIIGTGTYDIAVSFSGYQAQAKSNYFVANGSTITVNFALTQIPQNGILLGKVTKSDGTTVLSGAIIQALQSNVLKSSATTNIDGNYSITICTGSYDVSASLSGYESQIKTGYSITYGSTVTVNLELTQVSPPTDTAPPDDNPNIPPEPETGLQALENKWSRWDLMAWGDAILDIASYNKNIYLSGYTIGNYDGNHNHGKKDVFLKKYDTEGNKLWSKLLGTTANDIGFSLAVNNTGNIYIAGNTEGTYELNTSSGSGDIFIAKYDSSGNNEWVRQKGSSNIDYANGIAIDSNNNLYVTGYTNGSMDGIKNTGGKDIFLIKYDNSGNRKWTKLLGSTLDDIGQCLTIDRYNNIYIAGCTEGNLNGNLNAGGKDIFVAKYDVSGNMVWCKQFGSQVEDICSKVKVDGAGNVYLLGTTAGLFDGNKNYGAIDILLIKIDPSGSKFWSKQFGTTSSDIATGLAIGCNSIYICGFTRGCVGVKIIGGVDFFILKTDLAGNVLCVKQDGKNTDETTYGLTLDGSENIYLSMNSSGMKDVSFNGEEFIGSGVYCSAGTKGGTRAFATETGLLKYIKIKTPTFGIISGKVTKLDGTTAICGAIVNASQSSVVKSSATTNATGNYLITLGTGTYDLSVSSSGYQSQLKTGYSVTNGSTVTVHFLLQPMQDTTAPSIPILTCPLNNWATAQTTISFDWQDSTDTVSGVAGYELQLSTNNQFKGSYCITTSVVSQIKLTNIVPNSYYWHVRAKDNKDNYSDWSDARLLNIKFIPIPVPADNVPPASMTGLLAKQGKNEGEIILTWSSPGDDNWTGVLSCGSQFRIQYSTLSTVGWSYKSAQISVSVSSGLPNSSTSYTVQGLEQGKEYYFRNWYCDEVQNWSEASNVVVSKAQVYQGVTAPKYFNGKALSTSSILWKWEDTTKNENGYKILNSSRVMVSGELAPNTTSWIESNLLPNTSYFRYAHVFNQINALNSDPCVVFTQANIPSGLVILNKNITSIEMSWKGNGICYAVERSTDTLEWTYSKTWQDNLYVTTYTDTGLVSDTSYYYRIRAYNGDKEITEPCKYITVKTKRAPPQPVSNLTTESLDNAKILLTWGFSSSGDISHYNIYYSTNPDFIDFSSPKGVVKGTDGQWISPKLTNKVVYYFVVRALDAYENEEQNKNFVSATALKNVSGLVKAAIKTPQNGKKVSGNLLMVMAEVVSGDIANTKDILFEFKTDVETAWHKIPAANVNHPNPDNDAPYFMHWDVNSMPQGKYLLRAVACDIEDVNDCSPGYITIEIDNSDPDVMETKGNDGQQVKKEKIDNSIDTTVKIGDENTNAFTQVIIPNGAIDTVATKIFVTVNPINTVALPENVVSINEYREIKLDNGAKVSGQVTLVIPYDDDNNDKIVDGTDIPVSILKVFAYSAETRKWEKLPTQIDAENKTAAGITTHFSLFAIFSAPPLTYDNIRAYPNPYKPGKGHSYIKFDNLTMHTRIQIFTIAGEIVFEKDDINIGEYSWNVKNQSGNDVASGVYICLMINDKGDKKIVKVAVIR; encoded by the coding sequence GTGACGAAGTTGGACGGTGTGACAACAGTAGGCGGAGCAGTGATAGAGCTGGTGCAGTCTGGTGTAGTTAAGTACAGTGCTGTGTGTGATGGGAACGGTAATTATATGATGACAGTGGCGCCTGGTACGTACGATGTGAGGGCGTCATCGGCAATATACTACACGCAGACAAAGATCGGTACAGGGATAAGCAGCGGTGACAATGTGGTTGTGAACTTTGCATTAGCGCCGAAGGTGTATAGCGGTGTGATATCCGGGAAGATAACGAGTGCGGACGGGGTGTCGGCGATACCCGGGGGGCTGATAGAGGTAATGAAAGGCGGTGTAGTAAAGAAGTTCATGATGGTGGATTTAAGCGGGAACTATTCAATAGTAGTAGATACAGGCACATATGATGTAAGGGCATGTTATACAGGGTATCAGGAACAGATAAAGAGCGGATATGTAGTGACATCTACGGTGACGGTAAATTTTGCGTTATCGGTAGTAGTTCCAGATCAAAGCTCGACAAAACCGATAATCAGGACGGTAGCAGGTACGTTATATACAGGGAGCTGGGCAAACGGGATCTATGGACTTGCAGCGCAATTAGGCTCTGTAAATGGGATAGCTTCGGACGGGAAAGGTAATGTGTATATAGTTGAGGGTGATAATTATAGGGTGAGGAAGGTGAATGCAGCCGGGATAATAACAGCTTTTGCCGGGACTGGTGCAGAGGGCTATTCAGGTGACGGAGGTCCAGCGACATCAGCGATGATATATAGGCCGTGTGGAATAGCGGTAGACGTGACAGGGAATGTATATATAGCCGATTCTTATAACAATCGAGTAAGGAAAGTAGATAGTTCAGGGATAATAACGACATTTGCGGGCAACGGGTCTATGGGTTATTCAGGTGACGGAGGTTCAGCGACATCAGCGGCGCTGGCAAGGCCGTTTGGTATAGCGGTGGACGGGTCAGGGAATGTATATATAAGTGATAGTTATAATAACCGAATAAGGAAAGTGAACAGTGCGGGGATAATAAGTACGGTAGCAGGAACAGGTGAAGGAGGATATTCCGGTGATGGAGGTCCAGCGACATCAGCCAAGTTAAATCAACCTTACGGAATAGCTGTGGATGGGACAGGGAATGTATATATAGCTGATAACAGACGAATAAGGAAAGTGGATAGTACAGGCATAATAAGTACATTTGCAGGGGCAGGAGGTTCCGGGTATACAGGAGATGGCGGGATGGCGACATCTGTTAACTTGGATAGGGTTCAATGGGTGGCAGTAGACGGGTCCGGGAATGTATATGTAAGTAAACTTGGATATGATAGGGTAGGTAAAATAAATTCATCAGGCGTGATGACATATTTTGCAGGAGGAGGGTATAGTTCCGCAGACGGGATAGATCCTGCATTGTCTGAACTTATGAGTCCTTATGGGACAGTGGCAGTAGATTATTCCGGTAATGTGTATATTTCAGAATATTCTAGAAATCCCAGAGTGAGGAAGGTTGATCTTGAAGATCCGTCTGTCCAGTACGGCATAATTTGCGGCAGGTTAACGAAGCCAGATGGGACTGCGGCATCAGGCGTAGTTGTAGAATTGGTAGGATCGAATGATGTCAAATATAGAGAAACAACAGACGAGAACGGGAATTATTTACTAAAAGTAGCACCAGGGACTTATAATTTAGTAGCAGTATCTGAATGTTATTATGAGCAAATACAGACAGGCAATGTTGTAGCTAATGGCGATAACGTGATAGCAAATATGACGGTTTCTCAAAAACCTCAAATTGGCATGATATCAGGAAAAGTTACTAAAGCAGATGGTACAACAGAGTTAAGCGGAGTGATAATAAAAATATTACAATCAGGTGTTATAAAATCAAGTACAACGACGAATTCAACAGGCAACTATTCAATAACAATAGGGACAGGGACTTATGATGTAAAGGTATTTTCGACAGGATATTATTCAGACACGAAAACCGGATATAGTGTAACCAATGGTTCAACTGTAACGGTTAATTTTGCGCTTATTCAAATCCCACAAAAAGGAATTATTTTCGGCAAAGTAACTAAATCTGATTGTACAACAGTTTTATCAGGTGCGATAATTCAAGCATTACAATCTGGTTTTTTGAAATCAAGCGCCACAACAGATGGAAACGGGAATTATTCAATAACGGTTAGTACTGGGAGTTATGATATTAGTGCTGCATTATCGGGTTACGAGTCACAGACAAAGAACACCTATAGTGTAACCAAAGGTTCTACAGTTACAGTTAATTTTTCACTTATACAAATTCCACAAAAAGGGATAATCTCAGGTAAAGTAACAAAATTAGAAGGCATACCCATAAGCGGAGCATTAGTAAATGTATTACAGTCTAACATCATAAAATCCAACGCTATAACAAATGCATCAGGCGATTATTCGGTAATAATAGGAACAGGCACTTATGATATTGCCGTGTCATTTTCCGGATATCAAGCACAAGCAAAAAGTAATTATTTTGTGGCCAATGGTTCTACAATAACAGTAAATTTTGCACTTACTCAGATTCCACAAAATGGGATACTTTTAGGCAAAGTAACTAAATCTGATGGTACAACAGTTTTATCAGGTGCGATAATTCAAGCATTACAATCAAATGTTTTAAAATCAAGCGCTACAACGAACATAGATGGAAATTATTCAATCACTATTTGTACTGGTAGTTATGATGTTAGTGCATCATTATCGGGTTATGAATCACAGATAAAAACCGGGTATAGCATAACTTATGGTTCCACTGTAACAGTAAATCTTGAATTAACTCAAGTTTCTCCTCCTACCGATACTGCGCCGCCTGATGATAATCCAAATATTCCTCCAGAACCAGAAACTGGGCTCCAAGCGCTGGAAAATAAATGGTCAAGATGGGATCTTATGGCCTGGGGTGATGCTATTCTTGACATAGCATCTTACAATAAGAATATATACTTAAGCGGATATACAATTGGGAATTATGATGGAAATCATAACCATGGGAAAAAAGATGTTTTTTTAAAAAAATATGATACGGAAGGAAATAAATTATGGTCAAAACTGCTCGGAACAACAGCTAATGATATTGGTTTCTCGCTGGCAGTTAATAATACTGGCAACATCTATATTGCCGGGAATACTGAAGGAACTTACGAATTAAATACAAGTTCTGGTTCAGGTGATATATTTATTGCCAAATACGATTCGTCAGGCAATAATGAATGGGTCAGGCAAAAAGGAAGTTCAAATATAGACTATGCAAATGGCATAGCAATTGATAGTAATAACAATTTATATGTAACTGGATATACAAATGGGAGTATGGATGGGATTAAAAACACCGGAGGTAAGGATATATTCCTTATTAAGTACGATAATTCAGGAAATAGAAAATGGACCAAATTACTTGGTTCAACATTGGATGACATTGGACAATGCCTGACAATCGACAGATACAACAATATTTATATAGCCGGGTGCACAGAGGGCAATTTGAATGGTAATTTAAATGCTGGTGGAAAAGATATATTTGTTGCAAAATATGACGTTTCAGGAAATATGGTATGGTGTAAACAATTCGGCTCGCAGGTAGAAGATATTTGTAGTAAAGTAAAAGTCGACGGTGCAGGGAACGTTTACTTGTTAGGAACTACAGCAGGATTGTTTGATGGTAACAAAAATTATGGAGCCATTGATATTCTCTTAATAAAAATAGATCCATCCGGAAGTAAATTCTGGTCAAAACAATTCGGTACTACAAGCAGTGATATTGCAACCGGGTTAGCGATTGGTTGTAATAGTATCTACATATGTGGATTTACAAGAGGTTGCGTTGGAGTAAAGATTATTGGAGGAGTAGATTTCTTTATTCTAAAAACAGATCTTGCTGGAAATGTCTTATGTGTAAAACAAGATGGAAAAAATACTGATGAAACTACTTATGGATTAACTCTTGATGGATCTGAAAATATATATTTATCAATGAACAGTTCTGGCATGAAAGATGTTTCATTTAATGGAGAGGAATTTATTGGGAGTGGTGTTTACTGTAGTGCTGGGACTAAAGGTGGCACGCGGGCTTTTGCTACCGAGACTGGTTTATTGAAATACATTAAAATAAAGACACCTACTTTTGGAATAATTTCAGGTAAAGTGACAAAATTAGATGGCACTACAGCGATATGTGGGGCGATAGTTAATGCATCACAATCAAGTGTTGTTAAATCAAGTGCCACAACAAATGCAACAGGAAATTATTTAATAACTTTAGGTACCGGTACTTATGACCTTAGCGTCTCATCTTCAGGTTATCAATCACAGTTAAAAACCGGATATAGTGTAACCAATGGTTCTACTGTAACGGTGCATTTTTTGCTCCAACCGATGCAGGATACCACTGCTCCGTCCATTCCCATATTAACTTGTCCGCTTAATAATTGGGCAACCGCACAAACAACAATTAGTTTTGATTGGCAAGATTCTACTGATACAGTATCCGGAGTTGCTGGCTATGAACTGCAGCTTTCCACTAACAATCAATTCAAAGGTTCATATTGCATTACCACTTCTGTGGTTTCACAGATAAAACTTACTAATATTGTGCCGAACTCATATTATTGGCATGTAAGGGCGAAAGATAATAAAGACAATTATTCAGACTGGTCGGATGCAAGGTTATTGAATATTAAATTCATTCCCATACCTGTGCCAGCGGATAATGTTCCACCTGCCTCAATGACAGGGCTTTTAGCAAAACAGGGCAAGAATGAGGGGGAAATTATCCTCACTTGGTCAAGCCCGGGAGATGATAATTGGACTGGTGTACTTTCTTGCGGTTCTCAGTTTAGGATACAGTATTCAACACTCTCAACAGTAGGTTGGTCATACAAATCTGCTCAAATATCGGTATCGGTATCCAGTGGTTTGCCTAATTCAAGTACGTCATATACTGTTCAGGGGCTGGAGCAAGGAAAAGAATATTATTTTCGCAACTGGTATTGCGATGAAGTGCAAAACTGGTCTGAAGCATCAAATGTCGTAGTATCGAAAGCTCAAGTATATCAAGGGGTAACAGCTCCCAAATATTTCAACGGAAAAGCGCTTTCAACTAGCTCAATTCTATGGAAGTGGGAAGATACTACCAAAAATGAGAACGGGTATAAAATACTAAATTCATCACGGGTAATGGTTTCCGGAGAACTTGCTCCGAACACTACTTCATGGATAGAATCAAACCTTTTGCCAAATACATCCTATTTCCGTTATGCCCATGTCTTTAATCAAATTAATGCTTTAAATTCTGATCCATGCGTTGTATTTACACAGGCGAACATACCTTCCGGACTGGTTATTCTTAACAAGAACATAACATCCATTGAAATGTCTTGGAAAGGCAACGGAATATGTTACGCAGTTGAAAGATCTACAGACACTCTTGAGTGGACATATTCCAAAACATGGCAGGATAACTTATATGTTACAACTTATACCGATACCGGACTTGTAAGTGATACCTCATACTATTACAGAATACGCGCATACAATGGTGATAAGGAAATAACGGAGCCTTGCAAATATATAACTGTCAAAACCAAGAGAGCGCCGCCACAGCCGGTTTCAAACCTAACTACTGAATCATTGGATAACGCGAAAATCCTCTTAACCTGGGGTTTCTCTTCATCAGGTGATATTTCCCATTACAATATCTATTATTCAACTAATCCAGACTTTATTGATTTTTCTTCACCTAAAGGTGTTGTCAAAGGCACAGATGGGCAATGGATTTCTCCAAAACTTACTAATAAGGTAGTTTATTATTTTGTTGTACGCGCCCTGGATGCATACGAAAATGAAGAACAGAACAAGAACTTTGTGAGTGCAACGGCTCTGAAGAATGTGTCCGGATTGGTAAAAGCTGCTATTAAGACACCACAGAACGGAAAAAAAGTTTCAGGTAATTTGCTTATGGTCATGGCAGAAGTTGTATCCGGTGATATCGCAAATACTAAAGATATCCTTTTTGAATTTAAAACTGATGTTGAAACTGCCTGGCATAAAATTCCCGCTGCGAATGTCAACCATCCAAATCCGGATAATGATGCTCCGTATTTCATGCACTGGGATGTAAATAGTATGCCGCAGGGGAAGTATTTGCTAAGGGCTGTGGCATGCGATATTGAAGATGTAAACGACTGCTCGCCCGGATATATCACTATAGAAATTGATAATAGTGACCCCGACGTAATGGAAACCAAAGGTAATGACGGACAACAGGTCAAGAAAGAAAAAATAGATAATTCAATAGATACTACTGTAAAAATAGGTGATGAAAATACAAATGCGTTCACGCAAGTTATAATTCCAAACGGTGCAATTGATACTGTGGCGACAAAAATATTCGTAACGGTCAATCCCATAAACACAGTAGCTTTACCTGAAAACGTTGTTTCAATAAACGAGTATCGTGAAATAAAGCTTGATAACGGCGCAAAAGTCAGCGGCCAGGTGACCCTTGTTATCCCATACGATGATGATAACAATGATAAAATTGTGGATGGAACTGATATCCCGGTTTCAATTCTTAAAGTATTTGCCTACAGCGCAGAAACAAGGAAGTGGGAAAAGCTTCCCACACAGATAGACGCAGAAAATAAGACTGCAGCAGGTATAACAACACATTTTTCGCTCTTTGCCATTTTCAGCGCCCCGCCGCTAACCTATGATAACATAAGGGCTTATCCTAATCCGTACAAACCCGGCAAAGGGCATTCCTATATTAAGTTCGATAACCTTACAATGCACACAAGGATACAGATTTTCACTATTGCAGGTGAAATTGTTTTTGAAAAAGATGACATCAATATCGGAGAATATTCCTGGAATGTAAAAAATCAATCGGGAAATGATGTTGCAAGCGGCGTTTACATTTGTTTGATGATCAATGATAAAGGCGATAAGAAGATTGTTAAGGTAGCGGTAATACGATGA
- a CDS encoding PorV/PorQ family protein has product MKIIKLLTIISIIMLPALVYAVDNDAGTSSFQFLKIGVGARQAALGDAFSAVDNDVNAIFWNPAGIGRTIKPQLSFSRNQWLGEIDEQCVAGCYPTRYGTFGVGAMYLSMNDLIGYDIDSLGNPVKISDFTSRDMAGIISYGIKAGNLSLGVNAKMVQEEIETMVAKGSLMDAGIQFRIKHHTTLGLSVQNIGPSIKFIERSESVPLNIKAGIASRFINENFLIVADVNKSSDGELQPCVGVEYTIHNIVAFRAGYNNKNSLSSGITMGAGFSFSGWIIDYAFIPYGNLGNVNRISISLKL; this is encoded by the coding sequence ATGAAAATAATAAAACTTCTTACTATCATTTCTATAATCATGTTGCCTGCTCTGGTTTATGCTGTTGACAATGATGCAGGAACGTCGAGCTTTCAGTTCTTAAAAATAGGTGTCGGGGCCAGGCAGGCAGCGCTGGGAGATGCTTTTAGTGCGGTTGACAATGATGTCAATGCCATATTCTGGAATCCTGCTGGTATTGGGCGCACAATCAAACCTCAATTGAGTTTCTCGCGTAACCAATGGCTGGGAGAAATCGATGAGCAGTGTGTTGCAGGCTGCTACCCTACACGGTATGGAACTTTTGGTGTAGGCGCCATGTATCTATCTATGAATGACCTTATTGGTTATGATATTGACTCACTGGGTAATCCTGTAAAAATATCAGATTTTACTTCCCGTGATATGGCAGGAATTATATCTTATGGCATTAAGGCCGGTAATCTTTCGTTAGGTGTTAATGCAAAAATGGTTCAGGAAGAAATAGAAACGATGGTAGCTAAAGGCTCACTAATGGATGCAGGGATACAGTTCCGGATAAAACACCACACAACACTGGGACTTTCAGTTCAAAATATAGGGCCAAGCATCAAATTTATAGAGAGATCTGAATCTGTTCCACTTAACATTAAGGCAGGTATTGCATCCAGGTTTATAAATGAGAACTTCCTTATTGTAGCAGATGTCAATAAATCCTCAGATGGAGAATTGCAGCCATGTGTTGGTGTAGAATACACCATTCATAATATAGTTGCTTTTAGAGCGGGTTATAACAACAAAAACTCTTTAAGCAGCGGTATAACTATGGGTGCAGGGTTTAGTTTTTCTGGCTGGATTATAGATTATGCATTCATCCCTTATGGAAACTTGGGTAATGTTAACAGAATAAGCATTTCGCTCAAGCTTTAA
- a CDS encoding lipocalin family protein encodes MTFIGDFRDIVRKYGIENPGTVLMKAYILIVALFAFPSIVTGAQKLPDIKTVDYVDINRYMGTWYEVARITHWFEKGLVSCTANYKLLDNGKVQVLNTGHRRTPDGKIKLARGKAYVADKQTNAKLKVTFFWPFYGDYWIIELGKDYEYAVVGGPGRKYFWVLSRTPDMSPEVYNAIIEKAKAQGYDLSKIEKMH; translated from the coding sequence ATGACTTTTATAGGAGACTTTAGGGACATTGTTAGGAAATACGGTATTGAAAATCCAGGGACGGTTTTGATGAAAGCATATATTCTGATAGTCGCTTTGTTTGCCTTTCCGTCAATTGTGACTGGCGCGCAGAAGTTGCCAGATATTAAGACTGTTGATTACGTGGATATAAACCGCTATATGGGCACATGGTACGAGGTCGCCAGGATAACCCACTGGTTTGAGAAGGGGTTGGTGAGCTGTACGGCCAATTACAAGCTGCTCGACAACGGCAAAGTGCAGGTATTAAACACTGGTCACAGGCGCACGCCTGACGGTAAGATAAAACTCGCGCGTGGCAAAGCCTACGTTGCCGACAAACAAACTAATGCCAAGCTGAAGGTCACTTTTTTCTGGCCGTTCTATGGCGATTATTGGATAATCGAGCTGGGGAAAGACTACGAGTACGCAGTGGTCGGCGGGCCGGGCCGGAAATACTTTTGGGTGCTATCACGAACGCCTGACATGTCGCCCGAAGTGTACAATGCCATCATTGAAAAGGCGAAGGCTCAGGGTTACGACCTAAGCAAAATCGAGAAGATGCATTAA
- a CDS encoding type II toxin-antitoxin system Phd/YefM family antitoxin, which produces MITVKENTTLVGVSELRDNLDKILNKTRESLVIIEKSHKPVVVLMSNKEYNKMTKMVKIAEDIILGVIAKERLLNSKNEDFVDIEKLI; this is translated from the coding sequence ATGATAACTGTTAAGGAGAATACTACGCTAGTGGGGGTGTCCGAACTGCGGGACAATTTGGATAAAATACTTAACAAGACTAGGGAAAGTCTTGTTATTATTGAAAAAAGTCATAAACCGGTTGTGGTATTAATGTCAAATAAGGAGTACAATAAGATGACTAAGATGGTTAAAATAGCCGAAGATATAATTCTTGGGGTCATTGCAAAGGAAAGGTTATTGAATAGCAAAAATGAAGATTTCGTTGATATAGAAAAATTAATATAA
- a CDS encoding ImmA/IrrE family metallo-endopeptidase: protein MKINDRLKAIRSAFGFTLQDVEKSTGIGVSSLSDFENDKREPSLSQLNKLSKLYEKPLTFFLDVNNVPEPIILWRKTPEDSKRMKMEAKFTTLCKQYKNLEVWTKSACVNSFNVLFAQVFPKDYNEVRKLAVQTGKQLDLGAHPSLSLLKVLEEVYGLKIFYNPLGDDASSACFYTDEFGPAVMLNSDSKQWRRNFDLAHELFHLITWKVRPVSETPNTPMKDEETFANHFASAILMPEESLRSAVESCVKDNKISVDSLDAIARQFDVSVEALCYRLPYIFSINPDGIKELIEKTKKYSRLPIRESETPPPDLPSRYRALAVTALNNGEISSQQFANYIGIKISEIDEYYIPGESNAIQINTGSM from the coding sequence ATGAAAATAAATGATAGATTAAAAGCTATTCGTTCGGCTTTTGGTTTTACACTACAAGATGTTGAAAAATCAACAGGAATTGGTGTTTCGTCACTAAGCGATTTTGAAAATGATAAAAGAGAACCCTCTTTGAGTCAATTAAATAAGTTGTCAAAATTATATGAAAAACCACTTACATTTTTTCTTGATGTTAATAATGTGCCTGAACCTATTATATTGTGGAGAAAAACGCCCGAAGATTCAAAACGTATGAAAATGGAAGCAAAATTTACTACATTATGTAAACAATACAAAAACCTTGAGGTTTGGACAAAATCGGCATGTGTGAACAGTTTTAATGTATTATTTGCGCAAGTCTTTCCTAAGGATTACAACGAAGTAAGAAAACTTGCTGTTCAAACAGGCAAGCAGCTGGATTTGGGTGCCCATCCTTCATTGAGCTTATTAAAGGTGCTGGAAGAAGTGTATGGTCTCAAAATATTTTACAACCCACTGGGAGATGATGCTTCATCTGCCTGTTTCTATACAGATGAGTTTGGGCCGGCAGTAATGTTAAACAGCGACAGCAAACAATGGAGGCGTAATTTTGATTTAGCTCATGAACTGTTTCATCTAATTACATGGAAGGTTCGGCCTGTGTCTGAAACTCCCAACACACCTATGAAAGATGAAGAGACATTTGCTAATCATTTTGCGAGTGCTATTTTAATGCCTGAAGAATCACTGAGAAGTGCGGTTGAAAGCTGCGTAAAAGATAATAAAATAAGCGTCGACAGTTTGGATGCTATTGCAAGACAGTTTGATGTTTCGGTTGAAGCATTGTGCTATAGGCTTCCTTATATTTTCAGTATTAATCCAGATGGAATTAAAGAATTGATAGAAAAAACAAAAAAGTACTCGAGATTGCCTATAAGAGAAAGTGAAACACCGCCGCCGGATTTGCCTTCAAGATACAGAGCTCTTGCTGTAACAGCTCTTAATAACGGTGAAATATCTTCTCAACAATTCGCTAATTATATCGGTATCAAGATATCTGAAATTGATGAATATTACATCCCCGGAGAATCAAATGCCATCCAAATCAATACTGGTTCTATGTGA
- a CDS encoding DUF4238 domain-containing protein yields MALIQNLNKLFYRLLNMEPVKQSTITSKLSRDNHYIPIWYQRGFILPGENDYFYLDLLPKKIQLPNGKIKILNEVRKQYPKSCFFEKDLYTTSFLFFLNDEIEKKLFSNIDNNGSKAVKAVINNNFAELHHNFIKFFEYLDIQKYTMDLIYV; encoded by the coding sequence ATGGCTCTGATTCAGAATTTAAATAAATTGTTTTATAGATTACTTAATATGGAACCTGTGAAACAGAGTACAATAACTTCAAAATTAAGCAGAGATAATCATTATATTCCAATTTGGTATCAAAGAGGATTTATTCTGCCTGGAGAAAATGATTACTTTTATTTAGATTTATTGCCAAAGAAAATACAACTACCAAATGGTAAAATTAAGATATTGAATGAAGTTCGAAAACAATATCCTAAAAGTTGTTTTTTTGAAAAAGATCTATATACAACATCATTTCTGTTTTTTCTGAATGATGAAATTGAAAAAAAATTATTTAGTAATATAGATAATAATGGGTCTAAAGCTGTAAAAGCAGTAATAAATAATAATTTCGCAGAATTGCATCATAATTTTATTAAATTCTTTGAGTATTTAGACATACAAAAGTACACGATGGACTTAATATATGTTTAA